The DNA segment ATGATCGTCGCGGAGCTGCGCGTCGTCACGCTCGGCGAGGGAACGTCGCAGGAGGCGCCCGTCGCGGCCGCCGTCCGCGTGCTCGAGGAGCGCGGCTTCGAGCCCAAGGTCGGTCCCATGGGCACCGTCATCGAATCGGAGTCGCTCGAGGACATCCTCCTCGCGGTCGAGGCCGCGCACGCGAAGCTGAGACAGACGGCGGGCCGCATCGTCACGGAGATCACGATCGACGAGCGGCTCGACCACGAGGAGACGGCCGAATCGCTCTCCCGGATCGCGTGATCGGAACCTTTTCGGTGGCCCGCGAGGGTCCGGTTGCGTGCGCGCCCTCGTCCTTCTCGTCCTTGCGTCGGCTCTCGCGGGCTGCGCGGCGGATCCTCCCGCATCGACGCCCCCGCCGGCGCTCGATGCGACCCTCCGGCCCATCGACGTCGCGCCCGACGCCGCGCTCGCCGAAGAGGTCGTCTACCCCGACGCCTTCTCGCTCGCGGACGCAACCCCCGCGTGGGCGTCGAGCGCCGAGCTTGCGGACTGGGGTCTCGTGGAGGCCGCGCGGCGCGTCATCGACCTGCCCAACGGCTCGCGCGTCGAAAGCGGCGCGTTCGTGTTCGCGACGCGGGAGCAGGCGTCCCGGGTGCTCGCGGCGATCGACGCCACGTACGAGGCCGAAAACGGCTCGTGGTCGCGGCGGCCCGACCCGCGCGCGGGCGACCGGTCGACGCTCTACCGTCTCGCGGACGCGGGCGTGGACGCGTACGTCGCGAACGTGCGGTCGGGCTCCGTCGTCTTCCAGGTGTCGGCCCTCGGCCCGCTCGTCACGGAGGAGCACGTCGCCGGTTGGGCGCGCGCCCTCGCGGCGCGGCTCGCCTGATCACGGGAGGAACCCGAGGCGGCGCAGCTCCGCGCGCGTGCGATGCACCGCGGGCGCGCTCATCGCGAGCCGCCGCGCGGCGGCGCGAAGCGTGAGCGCGGGCTCCTCGACGAAGAGGTCGTACACCGCGCGCCGCGCGCCCTTCGAGAGGGCGGCTTCGCGCCTCGCGACGTCGGGAGGCACGGTGCCCGCGACGTAGTAGCCTCCCGGCTCGACGCGAAGGATCACCCGATGCTTCACGAGCTGTCTCAGGTGGTGATCGGCGCTCGTGCGCGGAACGCCCGCCGCCTCGGCGAGGGCCGCGGCCGAAAGCCCCGGCCGCGCGACGAGGACCGCGTGGATGGCCGCCCGCGTCGGATGCTCGAGGAGGAGGCGGCGGCGGAGACGCGTGTAGAGCGCGCCGAAGCCGAGACGTCCGAGGACCGCCCCGCCGGTGACGCCGAGGAGCGCGGGGGCGGAGAGGGCGAACGGATATTCGGCGAGCGCGTTCATCGCCGCTTTGTCCGGCGGCGGGCCGAAGCGGTCGAGGAGCGACGCCGTGGGGGTGACCCGCTCCGCGCGGAAGAGCGCGAGCGCGCGACCGGTCTCGAGGTCGAAGTCGACGGCCGCGCCGGACGCGGGCTCCGCGAAAAAGGGCGAGCGCGAAAGGGGAAGCGTCGAGACCACAAGGCCCGCGCGGTCACCCTGGCTCGAGAGGCTCAAGGTGCGGGAGCGCTCGCGGGGACTTTCGTCGACCGGCTCCGCGACGGGAGCGAAGCGCGTGTAATGGACCGAGTGCACTTCGTCCTTCCCGATTCCGAGCCCCTCGAGCGCGCGGAGCACGATCGACGAGTCGACGGCTTCGATCGGATCCAGTCGCGCCGCGAGGCGGCGGTCGGGAAGCTCCCACCCGCGCGTCAAGGCCGGTTTGGCGGGAAGGAGGGCGCCGCTCTTCCCGACGAGCCGGTAGGCCTCGACGAGGAACGCGCTGCGCTCGTCGGCGAACGTCATGCGCCAGCGCCCCCCGGACGATTCGTGCCGGAGGTCCGGCGGCGGCGACGCCTCGCGCTCGTAGTCGGCGCTCACGAGGGCGGCGT comes from the Candidatus Thermoplasmatota archaeon genome and includes:
- a CDS encoding thiamine-binding protein, producing MIVAELRVVTLGEGTSQEAPVAAAVRVLEERGFEPKVGPMGTVIESESLEDILLAVEAAHAKLRQTAGRIVTEITIDERLDHEETAESLSRIA
- a CDS encoding helix-turn-helix domain-containing protein; protein product: MENLTRGVLVAAVLLATTLATPAVASPPVEWTVPAPRSGDAFLYHGAFINHVMSVRAPQHGGGAALSSANVAALLVEDARVVVDGAGFPRDVLTFRLETFRTNPDDSVDPVRREQCHAGAHGRAVRHDIAWAEHHAWTSNESRDPDPLDRAPRSTLTSLASATFGHGTCILMPRPAPGLVVREGARLNLSDFEAGVASTEDLLSEPAVAHAFLDRRALSFRFVPLDPAAPDWTVTLVEGVPGVARLTAGTNGEFPLTRFPYALELVAYAAGEGPTVAFPTEETQAPPPRGRAASRALDERALALPYPFAEALRDAVADPALGLAAFLARHPHAALVSADYEREASPPPDLRHESSGGRWRMTFADERSAFLVEAYRLVGKSGALLPAKPALTRGWELPDRRLAARLDPIEAVDSSIVLRALEGLGIGKDEVHSVHYTRFAPVAEPVDESPRERSRTLSLSSQGDRAGLVVSTLPLSRSPFFAEPASGAAVDFDLETGRALALFRAERVTPTASLLDRFGPPPDKAAMNALAEYPFALSAPALLGVTGGAVLGRLGFGALYTRLRRRLLLEHPTRAAIHAVLVARPGLSAAALAEAAGVPRTSADHHLRQLVKHRVILRVEPGGYYVAGTVPPDVARREAALSKGARRAVYDLFVEEPALTLRAAARRLAMSAPAVHRTRAELRRLGFLP